GGGAGCCATTTGCTGCTCATGGCATTCATCGCCATCATCATATTATTCCCCTTGTATTGGCTGTTAGTTACATCACTTAAGAATAACGCGGAGATCTTTGCCACTCCACCTACGCTGTTTTCGAAGCAATTCAGCTGGGACCATTATTCCAGTGTTTTTCGCACATCAGCCATTCCAACTTACTTCTATAACTCTATCGTGATTGCAGTTGTGACGATTGCTGTGGTCTTATCTGTAGCAAGCTTAGCGGCTTACAGCATGACTCGGTATAAGTTCAAAGGGAAGCTGACCTATTTTACAATTATACTGTTTGCTCAGGTTATGCCCTTAACAACATTAATTGTTCCCCTCTATATCATGTGGGGCAAATTTCAAATGCTCAATTCCTATACGAGCATCATCCTCTCTTACTGTGCCATTCTGTTGCCTATGGCTATTTGGCTATTAACCGGTTATTTCAAAGGCGTACCGAAGGACATCGATGAAGCTGCTACAATCGACGGTTGTTCGTCTCTAGGCATTCTGTTCCGTATGGTACTGCCGCTAGCGCGATCAGGACTTGTTGCTGTCGGCTTAACCGTCTGTATTACAGTATGGCAGGAAATTATGATTTCAATGACGTTCGTTAGCTCAGATGCGATGAGAACATTGCCTGCTGGAATCAACACATTTATTACGAGATCGGGTATCCAGTGGGGACCGCTGAATGCTTCCGGAATCGTCACTACTCTGCCAGTGCTTCTTATTTTTATTGTATTCCAGAAGGCACTTGTTAAAGGGCTTACAGCTGGAGCAACCAAAGGGTAAGAGCATCTCATCAGGAAACACGGAGGATTCAAATATGCAGTCAAGGGAATGGCTTTATCATATTGAGAAGTGGTTGAGAGAGAAGGAAAACCACCTTTACCGTACAGTCCAAGATATATCCTTTCAGTATTACCTCGTTAATTCATGGCTGCCGTATGAGAAGGCGGTTCAAGGCTCGTTCGGTCCTATCGCTGTAAATACTCAGTGGGGGATAAAGTGGCAATATGGTTGGTTTAAGGGAACAGTTGTCATTCCGCCCGAGGCTACAGGAGAGCGTATTGAGCTAAAGCTGAACCTTGGCGGCGAAAGTACAATCTATGTGAATGGGAAGCTGGCAGGAGCGCAGGATCTGCAGCACAATGGTGTAACGTTAACCAGAAGCGCTGTACCAGGTCAAATATTCGAAATAGTGGCAGAAGCGTATTCGGGTCACGATCGGGAATTACCGATTTATGGTCAATCTCGTATTGTCATTCTTAATGAAGAGCTTTATCAATTTTATATTGATTTGAATGCTTTGTTTCAATTGCGCAATAGTCTGGATTCAAGCTCCTTGCGGGTCAGCGAGATTGATAATGGCTTCTTGAAGCTGATCGCACTGCTAGACTGGAATGCTGTAGGAATTGAGCTTGAGCAGTTAGCACGGCAGGGCAGGGAAATACTGAGACCGTTACTCGAGTGTGTGAATGGATCGACAGCACCAAAGCTGTTTATGATGGGACAATCACATCTGGATATTGCTTGGCTGTGGCCGATTGAAGAGACTAAGCGCAAGATTGCCCGTACTCTATCAAACCAATTAGCTCTATTAGATGAATATCCAGAATACCGTTATGTGCAGAGTCAGCCTTATTTATTTCATATGGTTAAAGATCTCTATCCAGAGCTATATGGAAGAATAAAGCATTATGTCTCGGAGGGAAGAATTATTCCTGAAGGTGGCATGTGGGTTGAGCCGGACACGAATATCCCTAGCGGTGAAAGCTTAATCCGTCAGTTTCTATATGGTAAGCAGTTCTTCAGAGGGGAATTCGGAGTAGATAATAAAATGCTATGGCTTCCGGATGTGTTCGGCTACTCAGGAAACCTGCCCCAGATAATGAGGAAGTGTGGTATCCAATATTTTGCCTCAGTGAAAATGTACCAAATCTATGATAATATCGTTGATCCCTTCCCTTATAATACGTTCACATGGGAAGGAATCGATGGTTCGACTGTACCTGTTCACTTGCTTGATTACGGTCCTTTTCCAAACCCGGCGGACGTCTCTTATGTCAATTTTCAATGGAACGAGAGAATTCAGAAGGAAGGCATCTCGACCCGTCTCGTTCAGTTCGGATATGGGGATGGAGGCGGTGGAGCGAATCGCGATGATCTAGAATCTCTGCGTAGAATGGGCAATCTAGAAGGAGTGCCTCAGACGGTTATTAGCTCACCTTTGGACTATTTCGAGGACTTACAGGAACGAGGCATGCCCGACGCCCATTATTTTGGCGAACTGTATTATCCAGCACATCGAGGAACGCTTACTTCACAAGCGAAGATGAAGAAGGGGAACCGCGCCGTAGAATTAGCATTAAGGGAAGCTGAGGTATGGGGTGCGCTGTCTTCCATGAACGGGAATCTTTCCTATCCGCAAGAAGATTTAGATGAGCTATGGAGAAGGCTGTTGCTCCTTCAGTTCCACGATATTTTGCCGGGCACCTCAATTACGAGAGTGCATGAAGAGGCTGAGCGGGAGTTCGACGCAGTGCTCCAATCGGCTAATCAGCTCTCTCTTCTAGCAAGGCAGTCTTTAACGGACGGTTCGAGCGAAGGAATTACTTTCTTTAACTCGCTGCCATGGGAGCGTACTGCAATTGTTGAACTACCGGATACCTTTGAAGGAGCTACAGATGTGGCTGGAGCGCGTTTACGCGTACAACCTCAGCAGGGCATGCATTTAGCACAGCTAACAATTCCAGCAATGGGCTATGTTTCTATTACTCCAGCAAGTAGTG
This portion of the Cohnella abietis genome encodes:
- a CDS encoding carbohydrate ABC transporter permease; the encoded protein is MRGIRLGSHLLLMAFIAIIILFPLYWLLVTSLKNNAEIFATPPTLFSKQFSWDHYSSVFRTSAIPTYFYNSIVIAVVTIAVVLSVASLAAYSMTRYKFKGKLTYFTIILFAQVMPLTTLIVPLYIMWGKFQMLNSYTSIILSYCAILLPMAIWLLTGYFKGVPKDIDEAATIDGCSSLGILFRMVLPLARSGLVAVGLTVCITVWQEIMISMTFVSSDAMRTLPAGINTFITRSGIQWGPLNASGIVTTLPVLLIFIVFQKALVKGLTAGATKG
- a CDS encoding alpha-mannosidase, translating into MQSREWLYHIEKWLREKENHLYRTVQDISFQYYLVNSWLPYEKAVQGSFGPIAVNTQWGIKWQYGWFKGTVVIPPEATGERIELKLNLGGESTIYVNGKLAGAQDLQHNGVTLTRSAVPGQIFEIVAEAYSGHDRELPIYGQSRIVILNEELYQFYIDLNALFQLRNSLDSSSLRVSEIDNGFLKLIALLDWNAVGIELEQLARQGREILRPLLECVNGSTAPKLFMMGQSHLDIAWLWPIEETKRKIARTLSNQLALLDEYPEYRYVQSQPYLFHMVKDLYPELYGRIKHYVSEGRIIPEGGMWVEPDTNIPSGESLIRQFLYGKQFFRGEFGVDNKMLWLPDVFGYSGNLPQIMRKCGIQYFASVKMYQIYDNIVDPFPYNTFTWEGIDGSTVPVHLLDYGPFPNPADVSYVNFQWNERIQKEGISTRLVQFGYGDGGGGANRDDLESLRRMGNLEGVPQTVISSPLDYFEDLQERGMPDAHYFGELYYPAHRGTLTSQAKMKKGNRAVELALREAEVWGALSSMNGNLSYPQEDLDELWRRLLLLQFHDILPGTSITRVHEEAEREFDAVLQSANQLSLLARQSLTDGSSEGITFFNSLPWERTAIVELPDTFEGATDVAGARLRVQPQQGMHLAQLTIPAMGYVSITPASSEVVTNTLRVTNEGIENQWLRISLNEWGEITSIWDKEANSEWANGLCNQFLMYRDQPSSYDAWELDRRYASSAIPLQEKARITVIAEGPLVATIRVERSLNQSHLVQDICLEVDSRRIEFRTRLDWKEKHKLLKVGFDVNLHSNEVLNEIQFGYVKRPNHFSRPHDSDRYEVSQHKWSTLVEGDRCFSLLNDCKYGLNVNGKQMNLTLLRSPTYPDERADEGQHEFTYALHVWNEGFTSNPVVREAYELNCPVLSVSGSVEQPFGLLQCNRANIIVDSIKMAQDYSGDWIARVYEAKGTSTNSVLSLGVAIQKAWETDMLEEVHVKDLTANSNGVALSLAPFEVKTIRFKPLNSK